Part of the Athalia rosae chromosome 2, iyAthRosa1.1, whole genome shotgun sequence genome, CagtttataatatattttccctATTTTGTAACATTTGTTATTGATGCTCCGCTCTTATTGGTTATAGCATGATGTTATATAGTCTATAGCCTTCCTGGATAAATGGACAATGTAACACAAAAAGGGAATTTTATTCCACATTTACGGGAgtagaaaaacttttcgtcccgcaaatttacttttcttcgtACGTAGAGAAAAGTATAATAGGGAATCAGATTAGGTTAAATTAACTTTAGTCCTGCTTCTCAGGTCAAAAAAGTTGTCTTTACGGTTCAGTcgggaataaaaatctttATAATTAGTATAAGATAAGTATAGATAGCTTTAcatctgatgaaaaaaaaatattgatcaaATTGGTGCTAGATTCTGTTCCATTTCCCTATTTCCCTATCAACGATAACTTCTTTTATCACTTCTCGAATCAGAATTTCGAGAATGATCATGTGAACGATGGGAGGAGTCTCTGTGATAGCTTCTGTCTCTTTgatctcttctttctctctcccgatCACGCTGGTATGAATGTCCTTGAGGAGGTCTCCTATGATCTTGCTTCGCCCAAGCATTAACCTGACTGGGATACATGACCATTTCTTGTCCGGGATAAAAACCACAGAGTGACACATTTGGCACCAAGTTACCAAGTAAAAGTTGGTGTCTCAATTGATATGCATTGTTCAATATGGCGGTAGCTTCTTGCGTCCTGAGTTCATTTCCCATATTGAAACAATGTTGCTGCTGTGTCTGTAGCTGCGCAGGTGCTTGTAGCTGTGCATGTGCTTGTGGCGGTCGTTCAATGTTGTTCCTAGTTTTCATTGTCAGTACTCGGTCAAACAATGCCGTACCTTCGAAGAGATCTAAGGCATATGGTACAGAGACTGTATGCCTAAATGTTACAAAGCCATAAGAGCGCTGTTTTCCGTCTCGATCCTTGGGTATTGAAACCTTCTGAATCGGACCACTCTGTAAATAATCAGAATAACGGTTAAAGTAACAATCACAAAGTGAGTAAAGACCAAAACGGTTGGGAAGAAAGTGGTTGATTCACACGTAAGCCAAACTGTCAACATCAGCCTGGGTAAAAGAATAACCTTAGTATCTTACTTGTAAAAACAACTCATATAAAAGTTCTTCGGTGACTTTCTCGCTCAAATTTCCGCACCAAATAGTACGAAGATCCTCGTCCATTCTGACGacaaattttcgttaattagTGCGGTCAAACCATGAAATAATTTGCGTTAACGCGTATTCTAAAATTGCATTATTTATCTTTGTCGTATCTATGACATCATATTATATTTTGACTAGCATCTCACGAACAGAAACTACAAAGATAACAGAGAAACTACAGACAGGTTATTCGAATGATCGGAAGTTGAGGACATTTTGTAGTTTCCCGGAACTTCTGTGCAGCAGTGGTGACTTGATCAAACAACTGGAATACCACAAATGATCAACTTCAGGTTAATGCTGCTCTCTTTCACGTAAACTGCGAGCACAGCAAGGTacgaaaattgttaaaatgtGTCATTAGGTTATTTTAACGTGGAATaatcaaaaaaccaaaaatgtgACTAGTTAAAGCTTGGACACTGTTCAATTTATGAGAACAGTGTGTTATTTTTTACGGATGTCTCGAATGTGAAGTGATACAGACGGATTAAGTCCGCCGAAATGTCCCTGAAATGTGTGAATCTCCCGGTTTCATCTGTAATATATTACGTTCTGTTCGGTTTCAACATTACTTTTTCCTTTATGAGacactcgattttttcatcagacTATTGGAAACCCATTGTCTGGTTAAGAAACATGTAGTCTGATTCGTTAACCTAGTAAACAATATTCTAACCTGAAGTGTCTGTTGATGATGGGTTGACAAATATGCTGGAacatcattttcgtcaatgtCATTCTACTTACTTTCCAGTTCCATTCATCCCCCAATAGTAATACCGAGTATATTTAATAAGATTTTCTAATGATGTTTAAATTCTTTTCAGATGTTCACGGCTAGCGCCAAGATAATGAAAAGTGGGGGCGCTGAGCCCGACCAGTTTGAGACTAATATCTCGCAAGCTCTTTTTGAGCTGGAGATGAACAGCGATCTTAAGTCTCAGCTGCGAGAGCTCTACATCACTAAGGCAAGGGAGATCGAGACCAACAACAAGAAGGTATATTGAATTCCAAATACCTATGAATAAAGTCTTCTCTACTCTCCTACCAGTTGATCGATATTAGAGCAATACTCCTGTCGGTGAAGTCTTATAATTTATTACTCTCTTGGCATAGATTAGCTAGTTTCTTCTAAATATGTCTGACTAAATTATATTGATcaaatgatttttgtttttcagtctATCATCATCTATGTGCCAATGCCCAAACTAAAGGCTTTCCAGAAGGTACAAACAAGATTGGTCCGCGAACTGGAGAAGAAATTCTCAGGCAAGCACGTTATGTTCGTCGGTGAGAGGAAGATTCTTCCTAAGCCAACGAGAAAGACTCGCACCAAGAACAAGCAGAAGCGCCCTAGAAGGTCTGTCTTCAAACTACACAATGTTCTCTAATTCTTGCTGTAACTAATATAAccttttccaccaatttaGAATTAAGCGAGAAATTgtgatgtcatttttttttgcagtcgAACTCTGACAGCTGTTTACGACTCTCTGTTGGAGGATTTGGTATTTCCTGCCGAAATTGTTGGCAAACGCATTCGTGTCAAGCTGGACGGCTCGCAGCTAATTAAGGTTCACCTAGACAAGAATGAGCAAACAAACATTGAGCATAAGGTAAATTCTTTCAgtatcaatttaaaaaatgaatctagaaagatgaaatattttgacgaaaattgaagCTTGACTTTGAACTTTGATTCATCAATATACAGTCAACAAGCAAAGTTATTACAGCATCtgtacgaaaaatagaaagccTTCAGCATTGTTGAATATTTAGTATTTCTCAATTGACATAGAAACTGatgtatattttcttcaatttattttgcaGGTAGACACTTTTGCTTCCGTGTACAAGAAACTTACGGGTCGTGACGTAACGTTTGAATTCCCTGAACCCTACTTGTAATAAGTGACACGTGTcaatcaaataaaaacaaatgaaaatttacaagcatcttgacttttttttaaatttttccagTATCCAATATATCTAATATTTAATGTTATGAGCTAGTGCCATACCTATTGCAGCACTGGTAAGGTTCTGTAGAAAGtttttgggaaaaattgataactgtacattcatttattttattataacttGGGAGGCAAATACACGTAATAATACGTAAGCTTAATAAATATGTTATAAAATTACAGAAACTTGATAATAATGTACAGACATTATAATCA contains:
- the LOC105691998 gene encoding RNA-binding protein 7-like; translated protein: MDEDLRTIWCGNLSEKVTEELLYELFLQSGPIQKVSIPKDRDGKQRSYGFVTFRHTVSVPYALDLFEGTALFDRVLTMKTRNNIERPPQAHAQLQAPAQLQTQQQHCFNMGNELRTQEATAILNNAYQLRHQLLLGNLVPNVSLCGFYPGQEMVMYPSQVNAWAKQDHRRPPQGHSYQRDRERERRDQRDRSYHRDSSHRSHDHSRNSDSRSDKRSYR
- the LOC105691999 gene encoding 40S ribosomal protein S7 isoform X1, with protein sequence MSLKCVNLPVSSMFTASAKIMKSGGAEPDQFETNISQALFELEMNSDLKSQLRELYITKAREIETNNKKSIIIYVPMPKLKAFQKVQTRLVRELEKKFSGKHVMFVGERKILPKPTRKTRTKNKQKRPRSRTLTAVYDSLLEDLVFPAEIVGKRIRVKLDGSQLIKVHLDKNEQTNIEHKVDTFASVYKKLTGRDVTFEFPEPYL
- the LOC105691999 gene encoding 40S ribosomal protein S7 isoform X2 — its product is MFTASAKIMKSGGAEPDQFETNISQALFELEMNSDLKSQLRELYITKAREIETNNKKSIIIYVPMPKLKAFQKVQTRLVRELEKKFSGKHVMFVGERKILPKPTRKTRTKNKQKRPRSRTLTAVYDSLLEDLVFPAEIVGKRIRVKLDGSQLIKVHLDKNEQTNIEHKVDTFASVYKKLTGRDVTFEFPEPYL